The genome window AGAAGAAACTAACTTAGCGCCTTTATTGCAAAAAAATGGTCATCTGGAGATTTTTAAGCAGATGTTGCAGCAAAGCACAGCAGATGTCAGCGACCTGATCCAATCGACTCAATCTTTTACTGCGGCACAATTTTACGCTTCGCTAGTGCGTATTAAACAAAAAGATGAAGAGCAGCAAGCCAAAGCTCAGCTGGAATTATTAAAACCAGCTCAGGTCACAGCGCCAGTCAAAACACAACAAGCGCCGAACAACTGATCGGCGTTTTTTTAATAAGCGCAGTTATTCCGCCTGCATCTGCGCAATAAACTTATTCGAATCTGCTATCGCCTTGTTCATTTCACTGATCAAGCTGCTGACATCCTGCTGTAAACCGGCAAAATCAGTCTGAATAGAACCAATGGCTTTGGCGTTTAAGTTATGCTTTAAAAACAGTACATTGTCGTGCATGATTTTAAGCACAGGCTGCATTTTCTTTTCAGCGGAACGCATCTTTTTCAGCAGTACATCAAACTGCTTTTCTGTAGTCACCAGCTTTTGTTTGCTTTGAGCTTTTAAACTGGCGTTCTGGTATTGCTCCAGCTCATCCCGCCATTCATTAAACAACGCATCAGCTACTGATTCTACTTTGTTAATACGGCTGCTAACCAGTTCAGCCGCTTTGACGCTTTGCTGATACTCTGCATCCAGCTCTTCGTATTTAACCTGCAAATCACCGCCATGAAACTTCAGCAACTGACTGAGTTCGTCCAATGCATCTTTAAACTGTTGCTGCCCTTCAACCTGCGCATCACGGGCATCTTTTACCCGGTCAACCAGGATTTCACGTTTCTCCACACCAAACTTTTCCATAGTGGCGTAGTAAGCTTGCTGGCAACCGCTCAGACACAGGCTAAGCAGCAGTAATACTGAGATTTGACGCATCCGTTACTCCATTATTTCGCAGCCACATCAGTGCCTGTCGTGCTATTAAATTTTATACTAAAGAACTGATAGTACAGAGCTTAACTGCAAAATGCACCCTGACTTGCCTGGCTGACAACTGGCAGGCAAAACTCTGCCACCAGCTCACCACTTGGCAAATAACCGGCACGTTTAAAACCTACTTTAGACATTTTTCTGAGAAATTGCGTTTATTTACAAACCTTAACCAACTTTTCCTTACCCAACTTTACCCAACATACACAGATCTAAACCTGTTTTGGTCGGTCCTTTGCAACCATATTTGGGCGATCAATTCCGATCGCGTCAAATGGAGAGCATGAATGAGCATTCAATTCTCTACCCAAAGTGCATACAGCACGGGGTATGCCACAAGGCCGCAACTCAGTAAGGAACAACTGACTGAAGCTGCGGGTAATTTGTTCGGTAAATTAGACAGTCAAAATAAAGGCTATTTAGAGCAAAGTGACTTTTCGGGCCTGTTGAGCGGTCTGCAAAACGACGAAGCCAGCACAAAAAGTGAGGAGTTGTTTAGCTCACTGGATTCAGACAAGGATGGCCAACTGACCAGTTCTGAGTTCAGTGATAATTTCAGCAACTTACTGTACAGCGCTCAGGGCACTATGGGTCCGATGGGGTCCAGACCAGCTCCACCCCAGGATAGCGGCAAATCAAAAGACGAGCTGACCGCTTTGCTGGAAGAGCTGGAACAGGACGATGAAAAGTCCACTGAAGGTCTGCAATCCTTGTTGGACAACTTTGATACTGCCGACGCGGACGGTGATGGCAAAGTGACGATGCAGGAGGTCATGGCTTACAGGCAAAGTACTGAACAGAACTCTGATACAGCCTCAACTCAGAGTATGCCTCCACCGCCTCCTGGTGCTATGGACGGTCCTAAACAAGATAGTGGAATAACAGCTGAAGAGCTTACAGCCCTGCTGGAATCGTCTGGCGAAACGGACTCAGATATGGCTGCCAATATACAGTCACTGATCGATAACTTTGACAGTGCCGACAGCGATGGTGATGGCAAAGTGACGATGCAGGAAGCTAAAAGTTTCAGAGAAAGCCAGCAGACTGAGTCGTCGTCTTTAGCCAGCAAGGTCAGCACGGGTTCAGACCAGAGCGAAAGTATCAGCAAGTTACTGAGTCGCACTATGCAACAGCTGATGGACACTTATGGTGGCATGGCCAAAGCAAATTATCCGTCTGGCTCAGCAGTAAATATTAGGGCCTGAAAAGAAGCAGCGGATAAAAGAGTATAAAATTCAGGAGTTTCGGGGCGTCCGGCAGGGATGCTGCCCCCATTTATAAAATAAATCAAAAAAAATTGTCACAGTTTTAGTGGTCATAGTGTCTTTGTAATAACGCAAGTTACTGCAACAAAAAACAAAGGATTTAACTATGAAATCAACAACTGTTTCTGCTTCTACCCAGTTCCATATAGCCGCCACTATCAGTGCTGCCGTTGCTTTTAATATGGTCTGTAGTTACAGCTCTGGCTGGTTTATGCCACTGGTCTGTTATCTGCTGGCGATGGCGGCTTTATTTAGTTTGATCCAGCGCTTTGGCCCATTAAGCAAAGCGCAAAAAACCGGCTTATGGCTGGTACAACTGGCGGCAACACCAGCATTCGTTGCCGCGTTATGGTTCAGCGGTAAACTGAATTCTATGTTCTAAGCACTCACTGTTTTACTTAGAGAAAAGCGCTTAATGCCGCTTCCAGCTCTGTTAAAGACTGTACTTCCAGATCTGCCGTGATACCTGCTGGTAAAGTTGCACTAAAGCGATTAAGCCAGCAGGTATAAAAACCGGCTTGTTTACCCCCACCAATATCAGCTATTGGGTTATCGCCCACCATCAGCACGCTGGCCGGATCAGGCAAACCCATTAGCTCTTTGGCATGTGTAAATATCTGTGGATGAGGTTTAGCAGCCCCTACCTGCTCAGAAATCACCAGAATATCAAAGTGATTGTGTAAGCCAGTGCGCTCTAAACGGATTTGCTGTAAGTCGGTAAAGCCGTTAGTGATAATGCCTAATTTGGCTTTACCTTGCAGAGCATTGAGTAAACTGACAGCACCAGGCAAAGGTGTACAGACCTCTGCCATGGCTTGTAAAAAGCCGGCATTAAGCACTGAAGGCGCAACATTCAGCTGTTCGCCCCAATAGCTAAAACGCTGTTCCTGCAACTGTTTTGCACCGATTTCGCCGCTTTGGTATTGCAGCCAGAGTGGCTGATTGAGTGCCTGATAGACGTCGTACTGCTCAAGCGTAAAATCCACACCATAACCTTTAAACATCAGCTGTAAGCCAGCGTAGGCATCAAAATGAAACAAGGTTTCGTCGGCGTCGAATAAAATCCAGTTAAAAGCTTTCACGTTCTTTCTCTTCAAATGTGGAGTAGAGGAAACCTAAGATTTGCGGGTCAGAGCTGATAGCTCTGACCCGGGAGGTTAACTGTCAGATGAACCGTTGACTATCTCGGCTATCTCTTCCAAACGGCGCAGCGCCAGGTAGTTGATAGTGCGTTTTGGATACTGGCCTTTGCTGTTACGCTCACCAGCCGGCATATCCATTAACAGTTCCAGCGCTTCATCTACACCTTTGACCACATAAATATGGAACTGGCCCTGCTCTACCGCTTTGATCACTTCGTCATTCAGCACCAGATTCAACTGGTTGCTGGCAGGAATAATACAACCTTGTTTACCTGTTAAACCACGAGACTCACACAGGCGGAAGAAACCTTCAATTTTTTCGTTGACGCCACCAATGGCCTGCACCTGACCATGCTGGTTAATAGAACCAGTCACCGCCAGACTTTGAGTAATAGGAATATCGGCTATGCCTGAAATCAGCGCACAGACCTCAGCCAGCGATGCGCTATCACCATCTATTAAGCCGTAGGATTGTTCCATCGCTATATTGGCCGATAAGGTCAGCGGGAAATGCTGGGCGTATTTAGCACCTAAGTAACCTGTCAGAAGCATCACACCTTTGGAGTGAATGGATTTACCCAGTTCTACTTCACGCTCAATATCAACCACACCAGTGGAACCAGCGAAGACTGTAGTACTGATACGGGCTGGCGTACCAAAAGCAGTATCACCAATTTCAAGCACTGTTAAACCGTTAATTTTGCCAACAGCCCAGTCGTCTGTGTCTATTAAAATCTGGCCTTCCTGAATATCTTCCAAAAAGGATTCACTGATACGGCCTGTGCGGTATTGTTTGCCTTCCAGCGCCATTTGCACATGCTCTGCGCGCAGTTCAGACGAGTCATGCTGAGCAGCGTAAAAACAAGCTTCGCGCACCAGCTCCAGCACTTCAGCAAAACGGGCAGAGAGTTTGCGCTGATGTTCGGCCTGACGGAAACTGAAATTCAGCAACTGCTTTAAACCGCAGGCGGACAAGGTTTCCATATCCATTTGCTGAATTTGATCCTGAATTTGCAGCGACATATAACGCACTGTTTGCTCGTTAAACGGCAAATAATGCTCAAAGTCAGCTAAAACACGGAATAGTTCGTTAAATTCATCGTCCACGTCCTGCACCAGATAATACAAATCCCGGGATCCAAGCAGCACTATTTTTACACTGAGTGGTATCGCCTTAGGAGTAATAATGGTGGAGTTGGTGACTGCATGATCGCTTAGCGTATCAATCAGTATCTCACCGGTTTTCAGCGCCAGTTTCAGCGCATCCCACAGGCTTGGCTGTGACAATAAACGATCGGCATCGAGCACCAGATAACCGCCATTGGCTTTATGCAAAGCACCAGGGCGGATCATGCGGTAATTGGTATACAAGGAGCCTTGCATTGAGCTGTATTCAACCCGGCCAAATAAATTGCCGTAGCTTGGATTCGGCTCAAAAATGATAGGAGCGCCGTCCATCAATTCGTGATGCATCAGCACATTAGGCACAAAGTCGCCGACAAAGATGCTACGGATATCCAGCTCTTCCAGCTTATCGCTTTCGGCTTCTTCAGGCAGCAGTTCCAGCATGGCTTTGACTAAAGCGGGTTTCATTTCACGCAGATAACGTAATACACCCAGCTCACCTGAATAGTCGTGTTCCAACTGCTTCAGCAATGGCTTAATGGCTTGTTCAATAGTCTCACGACGCAGCGCCCGCAGGTTTTCCGACAGTTCACGTTTCCACTGCGGTAATTCCAGCAACTGCTCGTTCAAAATGGTTTCAAGCTCTGAGACTAGATCGTAGAAAAACTGGCGTTTTTCTTCCGATAAATTAGCAAATTCATTGTCATCCAACGCCTTGCCATCTACCACTGGCGAAAAGCTGACTGCACCATTTTCTTCGTACAGCACCACTTGCTGCTCTAAGGCTTTGCGTTCCACTAACTCTATAGCGGCTTCGTATTTATCATCAAATTCCTGATGAATGGCTTTTTTCTTACGTTGATAACCCGGGTTATCAAAAGCTGCCGGGAAAGTATCGAGTAGCTCATCAATTAAGGCTTCGACCTTTTTCACCAACACTTTGCCTTCACCTGGCACTAAACGTAAGGTGCCCGGAATACGCTCATCGTCAAAGTTATTGATATAACACCAGTCGTCCGGCGTGGCTTTTTCGCTGGCGGCTTGCTGCAGAATGTCCTGCACTAAGGTGTAGCGGCCTAAAGCTGGCTCGCCCATCACATAGAGGTTATAACCCGGCATATCCATGCCGATAGCAAAATTTAATGCCGCCTTTGCTCTGTCCTGGCCAATAAAAGTGCTGGATAAACCTGTGACATCCAGCGCTTGCTGGATCAGGTTTTTATCAAGTTGTGGGCCTAAATGTTCGGCGGTTAAAGCATATTTATGGCTGTTGTGCGTCATGCAACCTGCTCAGTGTTGAAAGATGAAAACTACAATTTCCGTCATCTTAACAAATCATTGAATAAAATGAAGGTTTTAAACAGGTAATCCATGACGGCTAAAGTGCGTGCCCCCACAATAAACACAGACGCTTAATTCAGCCGGATGATAAAAGGCCTGCTGTTGCTGACACTGCTGGCATTGATACAGCCCCATACCCACTTCTTCACCTTGTAGATACGTACCCTGATGTTCCAAATCCTGCATCAGTTCCTGCCATTCAATCTGGGTTTTGTCGGTAATAAGTGAAAGTTCATACCATAGAGTTTCAGGCCAAAGGGATGGCGCTTGCTCTGCTTCTGTGGCCTGACGTTTAAAGGTTTCGATAAAAAGCTGAGTTTCATAAGCCGTCAGCTCTTTACCTGCTTTGACATAAGCTTTGACTGTGTCGGCAAAGTCCACCAGATTATCCAGTTGCTGCTGCCGCCCCTCTTTGAACATAGTGGCTAACTCATTGAGCCAATTCTGATATTTATCTTTAAATTCGGACATAAGACCTCCTTACTGCTTTTCTTCAGTATAGTCGGCTAAAAACGAACAACTGAGTTTTAAACCTGTAGCCCGGCTTTTTAGTCGCAAGGCTATTGCGGCTTTTTGCTCTGAAGCTCAGTCTGCAGACAGAACTATAAAAGGGGTTGTTGATGAAACTTTATTTTGCGTTTACCGCTTTTGCTTTGTTATTCGGTGCTGCTAATGCGGCAGAGTACTTTCCACCTGCAGGTCAATGGCAACAAAAACCAGCCGCCGAATTAAAAGTGGATGCTGTCTTGCTGCAACAAGCTGTGGATTACGCCATAAAATCCGAAAACAAAGCAGACCCGGATCAGGCCATTAATCAGGCAACCACTTTTGGTGCCAAAGAGCCTTATGATCAGATTATTGGCCCGATGAAAACCCGCGCTCCTGCCAATGGCATCATTATTTACAAAGGCACAGTGATAGCACAGTGGGGTGATACACAGGCTGTAGATATGACCCACAGCATCACCAAAACTTTTTTAACCACTGTGACAGGCCTGGCGTTGCAACAAAGCTTAATTCATAACCTGCAGGATAAAGTAGATAGCTACATGCCACATGGTGTGGATTTATATCAGGGTGACCACAACAGTCAAATTCGCTGGGATCACCTGCTGCGTCAAACCAGTGACTGGCAAGGTACCTTATGGGGTAAACCCGACTGGGCCGACCGACCTGAAGGCAAAACACCGGCAGACTGGCCAAAACGGCCGTTACGCACTCCTGGTAGCCATTACAAATACAATGATGTACGGGTCAACCTGCTGGCGTTATCCACCTTGTATGTCTGGCGTAAACCTTTACCCCAAGTGCTGAATGAACAGATCATGACACCTATTGGCGCTTCGTCCACCTGGCGCTGGTATGGCTACGACAATAGCTGGATTGAGCTGGATGGCCAGAAAATGCAGTCCGTATCAGGTGGCGGTCATTGGGGCGGCGGTATGTTTATTAATGCCTGGGATTTAGCCCGTTTTGGTTATCTATTTTTACGGGATGGTCAATGGCAGGACAAGCAACTGATCAGCAAAGAATGGATCCGGCTTGCCAGTACAGGCGGCTCAGCCAATGCTGAATATGGCTTTGCCAACTGGTTTTTAAACCCAGGCCGTAAAGCTCTGCCGAACGCTCCTGAAACAGCTGTTACTTTTCAGGGAGCAGGCCGCAATATTATTTACATAGATAAAGAAAACGATCTGCTGATGGTCGCACGCTGGATAGGCAATGGCGATGAGCTGAATCAACTGGTGAGTAAGGTTTTAGCTGCGTTACCCAATTAAACTCTGAAGCTAGCGCTGGTCTGCCAGCGCTAGCTTCACGCCCAAAGCGACAAATAAAGCACCAATACTCTTATTCAGCCAATGTGCAACCAGCGGGCTTACTTTCATTTTTTTCCGGCAAGGCCAGCACTGACAGCTAAAAACACACACCAGAGCATGCCATTCAGATTAAAAATAAAACCCAGAATGACAAAAGCTAAAGCTTTGTTGGCCGCATCCACAGCAATAAACTGCGGTACAAAAGCTAAGAAAAACAGCGCCACTTTCGGATTCAGCACATTAGTGACAAAGCCCTGCAGGAAAATACTACGAAAGGAAGCAGCTGAAACCTGTTGTGCAACAACGCCATGTTCAGGACGTTTTGCCAACAACATTTTCACCCCGAGATAAACTAAATAGGCAGCACCAGCCAGCTTCACCAGCGTAAAGGCCGTTGCAGAAGTAGCCAGCAAAGCGGAGACCCCCAAAGCAGCGGCAAAAATATGTACACAAACACCAGTGCCAATACCTGCAACTGCGACCAAACCAGCACGCCAGCCCTGACTGGCACTGCGGCTGACAATCAGCACTGTATCCGGTCCTGGTGAAATATTCAGCAGCAAGCCAGAAATGATAAACAACATCAGATTTTCAATACCAAACACAAGCTATTCCTTGATGAAACCCGCATCTTCAATTCACCACTTTATGCAGCAGGAGTAACGCAGACAAGAGCACCTGAACAAAATAAAACAAAGCAAGGATTGTCCCTTGTTGCAGTTGTTGCCGACCCCTCGCTTGCGGT of Rheinheimera sp. MM224 contains these proteins:
- a CDS encoding DUF2959 domain-containing protein; the protein is MRQISVLLLLSLCLSGCQQAYYATMEKFGVEKREILVDRVKDARDAQVEGQQQFKDALDELSQLLKFHGGDLQVKYEELDAEYQQSVKAAELVSSRINKVESVADALFNEWRDELEQYQNASLKAQSKQKLVTTEKQFDVLLKKMRSAEKKMQPVLKIMHDNVLFLKHNLNAKAIGSIQTDFAGLQQDVSSLISEMNKAIADSNKFIAQMQAE
- a CDS encoding EF-hand domain-containing protein; its protein translation is MSIQFSTQSAYSTGYATRPQLSKEQLTEAAGNLFGKLDSQNKGYLEQSDFSGLLSGLQNDEASTKSEELFSSLDSDKDGQLTSSEFSDNFSNLLYSAQGTMGPMGSRPAPPQDSGKSKDELTALLEELEQDDEKSTEGLQSLLDNFDTADADGDGKVTMQEVMAYRQSTEQNSDTASTQSMPPPPPGAMDGPKQDSGITAEELTALLESSGETDSDMAANIQSLIDNFDSADSDGDGKVTMQEAKSFRESQQTESSSLASKVSTGSDQSESISKLLSRTMQQLMDTYGGMAKANYPSGSAVNIRA
- the yjjG gene encoding pyrimidine 5'-nucleotidase, whose translation is MKAFNWILFDADETLFHFDAYAGLQLMFKGYGVDFTLEQYDVYQALNQPLWLQYQSGEIGAKQLQEQRFSYWGEQLNVAPSVLNAGFLQAMAEVCTPLPGAVSLLNALQGKAKLGIITNGFTDLQQIRLERTGLHNHFDILVISEQVGAAKPHPQIFTHAKELMGLPDPASVLMVGDNPIADIGGGKQAGFYTCWLNRFSATLPAGITADLEVQSLTELEAALSAFL
- a CDS encoding Lon protease family protein, with amino-acid sequence MTHNSHKYALTAEHLGPQLDKNLIQQALDVTGLSSTFIGQDRAKAALNFAIGMDMPGYNLYVMGEPALGRYTLVQDILQQAASEKATPDDWCYINNFDDERIPGTLRLVPGEGKVLVKKVEALIDELLDTFPAAFDNPGYQRKKKAIHQEFDDKYEAAIELVERKALEQQVVLYEENGAVSFSPVVDGKALDDNEFANLSEEKRQFFYDLVSELETILNEQLLELPQWKRELSENLRALRRETIEQAIKPLLKQLEHDYSGELGVLRYLREMKPALVKAMLELLPEEAESDKLEELDIRSIFVGDFVPNVLMHHELMDGAPIIFEPNPSYGNLFGRVEYSSMQGSLYTNYRMIRPGALHKANGGYLVLDADRLLSQPSLWDALKLALKTGEILIDTLSDHAVTNSTIITPKAIPLSVKIVLLGSRDLYYLVQDVDDEFNELFRVLADFEHYLPFNEQTVRYMSLQIQDQIQQMDMETLSACGLKQLLNFSFRQAEHQRKLSARFAEVLELVREACFYAAQHDSSELRAEHVQMALEGKQYRTGRISESFLEDIQEGQILIDTDDWAVGKINGLTVLEIGDTAFGTPARISTTVFAGSTGVVDIEREVELGKSIHSKGVMLLTGYLGAKYAQHFPLTLSANIAMEQSYGLIDGDSASLAEVCALISGIADIPITQSLAVTGSINQHGQVQAIGGVNEKIEGFFRLCESRGLTGKQGCIIPASNQLNLVLNDEVIKAVEQGQFHIYVVKGVDEALELLMDMPAGERNSKGQYPKRTINYLALRRLEEIAEIVNGSSDS
- a CDS encoding zinc ribbon-containing protein, with the protein product MSEFKDKYQNWLNELATMFKEGRQQQLDNLVDFADTVKAYVKAGKELTAYETQLFIETFKRQATEAEQAPSLWPETLWYELSLITDKTQIEWQELMQDLEHQGTYLQGEEVGMGLYQCQQCQQQQAFYHPAELSVCVYCGGTHFSRHGLPV
- a CDS encoding serine hydrolase domain-containing protein — encoded protein: MKLYFAFTAFALLFGAANAAEYFPPAGQWQQKPAAELKVDAVLLQQAVDYAIKSENKADPDQAINQATTFGAKEPYDQIIGPMKTRAPANGIIIYKGTVIAQWGDTQAVDMTHSITKTFLTTVTGLALQQSLIHNLQDKVDSYMPHGVDLYQGDHNSQIRWDHLLRQTSDWQGTLWGKPDWADRPEGKTPADWPKRPLRTPGSHYKYNDVRVNLLALSTLYVWRKPLPQVLNEQIMTPIGASSTWRWYGYDNSWIELDGQKMQSVSGGGHWGGGMFINAWDLARFGYLFLRDGQWQDKQLISKEWIRLASTGGSANAEYGFANWFLNPGRKALPNAPETAVTFQGAGRNIIYIDKENDLLMVARWIGNGDELNQLVSKVLAALPN
- a CDS encoding LysE family translocator, whose product is MFGIENLMLFIISGLLLNISPGPDTVLIVSRSASQGWRAGLVAVAGIGTGVCVHIFAAALGVSALLATSATAFTLVKLAGAAYLVYLGVKMLLAKRPEHGVVAQQVSAASFRSIFLQGFVTNVLNPKVALFFLAFVPQFIAVDAANKALAFVILGFIFNLNGMLWCVFLAVSAGLAGKK